In one window of uncultured Sphaerochaeta sp. DNA:
- a CDS encoding phosphoglucomutase, with the protein MLIYDTLSHHPIADDMFNILDFPLPSASVLKDALSTMILSSSGWRKVFAESGNEEDATAKITEADAMLAALAALSLARFLGVPAAGKQAVTRTEVHVEPQPTTILVGLDARPTGRVLGDIVCRTLTMLGCSVRYLYICAAPQIMADCNLFPEEADAFFYISASHNPIGHNGFKFGRSGGVYPAKEAEKIINIFREIVLEEPMAPLYLQNLSSQMDTTRYRHVLTSVKAEQSRNLERYEQFVLTTAVQSGDINEHRMFKEMLVKAHSKEPLGVVGELNGSARSVSIDYRFLTSLGLKVHQINDQPGQVVHAIVPEGENLQLCQQTLEMLYAKDPSFRLGYVPDNDGDRGNLVYIQRKTGKAHILEAQNVFALVVLAELTLCRLKHPSSLLATVVNGPTSNRIDHIAQALDAEVFRCEVGEANVVELAEMKRKEGYLVPVLGEGSNGGNITHPAKVRDPLNTLLSLVKLLRNREIAKLWFRANGKDVPHPVTLEKIIESMPIYTTTGAFSKDGKMQIHHDHAVLKNRYEVLLQADWIEKQEMFKELDIHAYTVFQSEGTSAVEGMGEAFRTPPFTGGYKVALKDKDGVITDFLWMRGSKTEPVYRVMVDSKGDDRGRHDRLLAWHRSLIARADQD; encoded by the coding sequence ATGCTTATCTATGATACCTTGAGTCATCACCCCATCGCTGATGACATGTTCAATATTCTCGATTTTCCCTTGCCGAGTGCGAGTGTGTTGAAGGATGCACTATCCACCATGATCCTCTCCTCTTCAGGTTGGAGGAAGGTATTTGCCGAAAGCGGGAATGAAGAGGATGCTACAGCAAAGATCACTGAGGCCGATGCCATGCTTGCAGCTCTTGCAGCCCTTTCCCTTGCACGATTCCTTGGGGTCCCAGCTGCTGGCAAGCAGGCAGTGACACGAACAGAGGTGCACGTTGAACCGCAGCCTACAACCATTCTGGTGGGACTTGATGCAAGGCCGACCGGAAGAGTCCTTGGGGATATCGTGTGTAGGACCCTGACCATGCTGGGCTGTTCGGTACGGTATCTCTACATCTGTGCCGCACCTCAGATCATGGCTGACTGCAACCTCTTCCCCGAGGAAGCTGATGCATTCTTCTATATATCGGCAAGTCATAATCCAATCGGGCACAACGGTTTCAAGTTTGGTCGCTCTGGGGGTGTGTATCCGGCCAAGGAGGCTGAGAAAATCATCAACATATTCAGGGAAATTGTATTGGAAGAGCCGATGGCTCCTCTCTACCTCCAGAATCTCTCCTCACAGATGGATACCACCCGATACCGGCATGTGCTTACATCGGTGAAAGCGGAGCAATCGAGGAATCTTGAACGGTATGAACAATTTGTGCTAACCACAGCAGTACAATCAGGGGATATAAATGAACATAGAATGTTCAAGGAGATGCTGGTAAAAGCCCACAGCAAGGAACCCCTTGGTGTTGTGGGAGAACTCAATGGCAGCGCCCGCTCGGTAAGTATTGATTACCGCTTCCTGACCTCCCTGGGACTCAAGGTACACCAGATAAATGATCAGCCAGGGCAGGTTGTCCATGCCATCGTACCCGAAGGAGAGAACCTCCAGCTCTGTCAGCAAACCCTTGAGATGTTGTACGCAAAGGACCCCTCATTCCGACTAGGGTATGTACCCGACAATGATGGGGATCGTGGGAACCTTGTCTATATCCAGAGAAAAACTGGAAAAGCCCATATTCTGGAAGCCCAGAATGTATTCGCCTTGGTCGTCCTTGCAGAGCTGACGCTCTGTCGACTGAAGCATCCCTCCAGCCTATTGGCAACCGTTGTGAACGGTCCTACCAGCAACAGGATAGATCACATAGCACAGGCTCTTGATGCAGAGGTCTTCCGCTGTGAGGTAGGAGAGGCAAATGTTGTTGAACTGGCAGAGATGAAGCGGAAAGAGGGATACCTTGTCCCAGTACTGGGCGAGGGTTCGAATGGAGGCAATATTACTCATCCGGCAAAGGTTCGTGACCCACTCAACACACTGCTGAGTCTGGTGAAACTGCTCAGGAACAGGGAAATTGCAAAACTCTGGTTCCGTGCAAACGGAAAGGATGTCCCCCACCCCGTAACCCTTGAAAAGATCATTGAAAGCATGCCCATTTACACCACCACTGGGGCTTTCTCGAAGGATGGCAAGATGCAGATCCATCACGACCATGCCGTTTTGAAAAACCGGTATGAAGTGTTATTGCAAGCCGATTGGATTGAAAAGCAAGAGATGTTCAAGGAACTGGACATCCATGCATACACCGTATTCCAGAGCGAAGGAACCAGCGCTGTTGAAGGTATGGGAGAAGCCTTCCGCACCCCCCCATTCACCGGCGGCTACAAGGTGGCTCTGAAGGACAAGGATGGTGTCATCACTGATTTTCTCTGGATGCGAGGCAGCAAGACTGAACCTGTGTATCGTGTCATGGTAGACAGCAAAGGTGATGATCGGGGTCGTCACGACAGGCTCCTTGCATGGCATCGCAGCCTTATCGCTCGCGCCGACCAGGATTAG
- a CDS encoding very short patch repair endonuclease has product MGDCFSLAKRSKIMSSIKAKDTKSELLVRSYLFRHGFRFRVNDKRLVGRPDIVLPKYKTVVFINGCFWHAHQGCKYFTLPKTNRPFWEQKLAKNRERDQRVCAQLLEKGYRVLVVWECELSPPTKREETLNGLVNEIWQSP; this is encoded by the coding sequence ATGGGTGATTGCTTCTCCCTTGCCAAGCGTAGCAAGATCATGTCGAGCATCAAGGCTAAGGATACCAAGAGTGAGCTCTTGGTACGGAGCTATCTGTTTCGCCATGGATTCCGCTTCCGTGTCAATGACAAACGCTTGGTAGGGAGACCCGATATTGTGCTTCCCAAGTACAAGACCGTTGTTTTCATCAATGGATGTTTCTGGCATGCACACCAAGGTTGCAAGTATTTTACCCTTCCAAAAACTAACCGTCCGTTCTGGGAACAAAAGCTCGCCAAGAACAGGGAACGTGACCAGAGGGTTTGTGCACAGTTGTTGGAGAAGGGGTATCGTGTACTGGTTGTTTGGGAGTGTGAGCTATCTCCCCCCACAAAGCGGGAGGAGACACTCAACGGTCTGGTCAATGAGATCTGGCAGAGCCCCTAA
- a CDS encoding hexokinase yields MSDCVQKTEEFLKRRGIDPATVDMEHLLNTFLSEMEKGLIDEKSSSLKMIPTYTTVVSEIPKNEPVIVLDAGGTNFRTCLVTFDDQGTAHIEDFRKVSMPGVKKEVSADEFFSTFADEVERLIEKSDKIGFCFSYAASITADHDGIPLVFSKEIKAPEVIGKPVGATLLGELARRGYDVSNKKVAVLNDTVATLLAGVSARSEVPYSGYIGFILGTGTNTAYVEENASIGKLGLQDGGSQIINIESGNFDFCPSELDREFFGATKAPQQYHLEKMISGAYLGPLSTLVIEKAIEDGLFSENFKQRFARLGGINTTVMSNYLEMPFNREYELVACCEGNQADAISLWMIIDALIARAAKLTAANLAATILKSGAGTDPRVPVCINADGTTFYKTEHLKKYTEYYLHTHLEMERRRYYRFVHIDDSPTLGAAIAGLSL; encoded by the coding sequence GATGAGAAATCAAGTAGCCTGAAAATGATCCCGACTTATACCACTGTGGTGAGTGAGATTCCCAAGAATGAACCGGTCATTGTTCTTGATGCAGGAGGCACAAATTTCAGAACTTGCCTGGTAACCTTTGATGATCAGGGGACTGCACATATCGAGGACTTCAGGAAAGTTTCCATGCCTGGTGTCAAAAAGGAAGTGAGTGCAGATGAGTTTTTCTCCACATTTGCTGATGAAGTGGAGCGTCTGATCGAAAAGAGCGACAAGATTGGGTTCTGCTTCTCCTACGCAGCTTCCATCACCGCTGACCATGATGGGATTCCCTTGGTGTTTTCCAAGGAGATAAAAGCTCCCGAGGTGATCGGAAAACCGGTTGGGGCAACACTGCTTGGAGAGCTCGCCCGTCGGGGTTACGATGTTTCCAATAAGAAGGTTGCAGTATTGAACGATACTGTTGCCACCCTTCTGGCCGGAGTGAGTGCAAGGAGTGAAGTCCCTTACAGTGGCTATATAGGGTTCATCCTTGGTACCGGTACAAATACCGCCTATGTTGAAGAGAATGCTTCCATCGGGAAACTGGGGCTTCAGGATGGGGGGAGTCAGATTATCAATATTGAATCTGGCAACTTCGATTTTTGTCCCAGCGAGCTTGACCGTGAATTCTTTGGTGCAACCAAGGCACCTCAGCAATACCATCTGGAGAAGATGATCAGTGGAGCGTATCTTGGTCCATTGAGCACGCTTGTCATAGAGAAAGCGATAGAGGACGGACTCTTCAGTGAGAACTTCAAGCAACGGTTTGCAAGACTTGGAGGGATCAATACCACGGTGATGAGCAACTATCTTGAGATGCCGTTCAACCGTGAGTATGAACTGGTAGCCTGCTGTGAAGGGAACCAAGCGGATGCAATTTCCCTTTGGATGATTATCGATGCCTTGATTGCACGAGCAGCAAAACTTACGGCAGCAAACCTTGCTGCCACCATACTCAAGAGCGGAGCCGGTACTGATCCACGTGTTCCTGTCTGCATCAATGCTGACGGTACCACATTCTACAAGACGGAGCATCTCAAGAAGTATACCGAATATTATCTACATACCCATCTGGAAATGGAGAGAAGAAGGTACTACCGCTTCGTCCATATTGATGATTCGCCCACCCTCGGGGCTGCAATTGCAGGATTGAGCCTCTAG